A region of Toxorhynchites rutilus septentrionalis strain SRP chromosome 1, ASM2978413v1, whole genome shotgun sequence DNA encodes the following proteins:
- the LOC129761863 gene encoding uncharacterized protein LOC129761863 — MSGSSSIDPSGSVSAVSTPINAGQRPDSAPALGSSQASTPPNAGGKFLDPRSAEEKKLRRTSLMVPLPKQPSSESLSFSPGPASPGDIFAVVVDVVVGSYVRLLFFWSFFPLHLIVSVFC; from the exons ATGAGTGGTAGCAGCAGCATAGATCCATCGGGTTCTGTCAGTGCCGTCTCGACGCCCATCAATGCTGGCCAGCGGCCGGATTCGGCACCGGCTCTAGGATCTTCGCAAGCTTCCACACCACCGAACGCCGGTGGAAAATTTCTCG ATCCTCGATCGGCCGAGGAGAAGAAACTTCGCCGGACGTCGCTGATGGTTCCGCTGCCAAAGCAGCCCTCGTCGGAGAGCCTCAGCTTCAGCCCGGGACCCGCGTCTCCAGGTGATATTTTTGCTGTCgttgttgatgttgttgttgGGTCGTATGTAAGGCTGCtatttttttggagttttttcccTCTCCATTTGATCGTATCGGTGTTTTGTTAG